The following coding sequences lie in one Thalassoglobus polymorphus genomic window:
- a CDS encoding DEAD/DEAH box helicase, giving the protein MSLAQLLESRFRGDIRFRGQAYIQAERVSIARVSPDDLHGIVRDGVEYQTHLSRQEGELRMFCSCVGDAQAKEPACKHLWATILSVDEGEYLTGVPRAGNIPPFAADTTYTPSHLIEEIEDEFDSLELFKSSPSSSSTAATTSTPAKPSKRQLRDWEVKLQSLRSEMPGSSQSGSTAESREREIFFEIDIVESQKAQQLVIQTSQRQRRSNGQWGKLKPLKLRPNRLEEIEHADDRRILAFLAGGTPERTGWMAQQAEFQTSIFRYRVPYELCSLILPLMSKSARLRYLNSPEKDWTPLVWDDEEAWKLCLVLGQDDEEGTWQLIGEVRRGEEKMQLSECELVLPGGLVATNEAIFQLEDFGAFDWVPMLLGEQQLSAKDGEEQDLVDWLLDMPVLPQLDLPESLQLEEVRPDPIPRLVFRSPRKRGWRHERIQGKIEFEYLGTSVAASNVQWAIVQREEGRCLLRNQELEFEYWSKLNELGFRRLVDHRQSAHDVDIPVSELGRSVRELVSDGWQVQADGKEVRQPASVKFNVRSGIDWFELTADVDFEGRKANFPELLAALTRGDQTIRLDDGSLGILPEEWLQQYGILAGLGTIDEEGLKFSTTQIGIVDALLSAQEFVDFDEKYLELKAKLAAFDGVEERAEPENFGGELRPYQREGLGWLHFLQDYHFGGCLADDMGLGKTVQMLALFQERAASRTKKLPSLVVVPKSLMFNWVQEIQKFATDLTFLEYTGPERSSRFADIPNTDIVLTTYGTLRRDIIEVKEQQFDYVVLDEAQTIKNASSQAAKASRLLKANHRVALSGTPIENHLGDLWSIFEFLNPGMLGRSSIFKTHATDAANAKSRQLISAGVRPFVLRRTKGEVAKDLPEKFEETIYCSMGKRQQELYSELRDHYRDSLLGLVKEQGMGKTRMHVLEALLRLRQAACHPALLDRGSEDDGYAKLDTLIPQLEELIEEGHKSLVFSQFTSMLSIVKKHLDEKGVKYAYLDGQTRKRKQVVDQFQNDEETKVFLISLKAGGLGLNLTAAEYVFLLDPWWNPAVEAQAIDRAHRVGQTNQVFAYRLICRDTVEEKILDLQKKKRELADAILEGENTPLTDLTAEDLEMLLS; this is encoded by the coding sequence GTGTCGTTGGCACAGCTTCTTGAAAGTCGTTTCCGTGGAGACATCCGCTTTCGTGGACAAGCCTATATTCAGGCAGAACGAGTCTCGATTGCACGCGTCTCACCGGATGATCTGCATGGCATTGTCCGTGATGGAGTCGAATATCAAACACACCTGAGCCGCCAGGAAGGTGAGCTGCGGATGTTTTGCTCGTGCGTCGGTGATGCACAAGCAAAAGAACCGGCCTGTAAACATTTGTGGGCTACGATTCTTTCCGTCGACGAGGGTGAGTACCTGACCGGAGTTCCTCGGGCTGGCAACATTCCGCCATTCGCAGCGGACACCACCTATACCCCATCGCACTTGATTGAAGAGATCGAAGATGAATTCGACTCTCTCGAGTTGTTTAAATCTTCACCGTCCTCTTCGTCGACGGCAGCGACGACGTCAACACCTGCAAAACCCTCCAAAAGGCAGCTGCGCGACTGGGAAGTGAAACTCCAGTCTCTCCGCTCCGAGATGCCTGGGTCTTCTCAGTCGGGCTCAACGGCAGAATCGCGTGAGCGCGAAATTTTCTTTGAAATCGATATTGTTGAAAGCCAAAAAGCTCAGCAGCTTGTCATTCAAACTTCACAGCGACAACGGCGAAGTAATGGCCAATGGGGAAAACTGAAACCACTTAAGCTGAGGCCGAACCGTCTCGAAGAAATTGAACACGCCGACGACCGACGTATTCTCGCTTTTCTGGCAGGCGGAACTCCAGAGCGAACTGGATGGATGGCGCAGCAGGCGGAATTCCAAACGTCAATCTTTCGCTACCGCGTTCCTTATGAACTCTGTAGTTTGATTCTCCCGTTGATGTCAAAGTCGGCACGCCTGCGTTACCTGAATAGCCCGGAGAAAGACTGGACTCCACTGGTTTGGGATGACGAAGAAGCGTGGAAGCTTTGTCTCGTCCTTGGGCAGGATGACGAAGAAGGGACGTGGCAACTCATCGGAGAAGTCCGTCGTGGCGAAGAGAAAATGCAATTGTCCGAGTGCGAACTGGTTCTCCCGGGGGGACTCGTCGCGACTAACGAGGCAATCTTTCAGCTAGAAGATTTCGGAGCTTTCGACTGGGTCCCAATGCTGCTGGGCGAGCAGCAACTCAGTGCGAAAGATGGTGAAGAGCAGGATCTTGTCGACTGGTTACTCGACATGCCGGTTCTCCCTCAGTTGGATCTTCCAGAGTCACTACAGCTTGAAGAAGTTCGTCCTGACCCGATCCCCAGACTCGTCTTTCGATCGCCTCGCAAACGGGGTTGGCGACACGAGCGAATTCAAGGAAAAATCGAATTCGAATATCTCGGAACAAGTGTGGCTGCGTCGAACGTACAATGGGCCATTGTCCAAAGAGAAGAAGGCCGCTGCCTGCTGAGAAATCAGGAGTTGGAATTCGAGTATTGGTCTAAACTGAACGAGCTTGGCTTCCGCCGACTGGTGGACCACCGCCAGAGCGCACACGACGTCGACATCCCGGTCAGCGAACTGGGACGCTCGGTTCGTGAACTGGTCTCCGATGGTTGGCAAGTCCAAGCCGATGGAAAAGAGGTTCGCCAACCAGCATCAGTCAAGTTCAATGTTCGCTCGGGAATTGATTGGTTCGAGCTGACGGCAGATGTCGACTTTGAAGGTCGGAAAGCCAACTTCCCGGAGCTTCTCGCAGCATTAACACGAGGAGATCAAACGATCCGTCTGGACGATGGATCGCTTGGAATTCTTCCGGAAGAATGGTTGCAGCAGTACGGAATTCTGGCAGGTCTGGGAACGATTGACGAAGAGGGCTTGAAGTTCTCAACAACCCAAATTGGAATCGTTGACGCCCTGTTGTCTGCACAGGAATTCGTTGACTTTGACGAAAAATATCTCGAGCTCAAAGCGAAGCTGGCCGCCTTCGATGGTGTCGAGGAACGTGCAGAACCCGAGAACTTCGGTGGAGAGCTTCGTCCGTATCAACGTGAAGGCCTGGGATGGCTGCACTTCCTGCAAGACTACCACTTTGGCGGTTGTCTGGCGGACGACATGGGATTGGGAAAAACAGTCCAGATGCTGGCACTGTTCCAGGAACGAGCCGCATCGCGCACGAAAAAACTTCCGTCGCTGGTTGTTGTTCCGAAATCGTTGATGTTCAACTGGGTGCAGGAAATCCAAAAGTTTGCGACCGACTTAACGTTTCTGGAGTACACCGGCCCCGAACGTTCGAGCCGGTTTGCGGATATCCCGAACACAGATATCGTGCTGACGACTTATGGAACCTTGCGTCGCGATATCATCGAAGTCAAAGAGCAGCAGTTTGACTACGTTGTGCTCGACGAAGCACAGACAATTAAGAATGCATCGTCTCAAGCAGCAAAAGCATCGCGCTTATTGAAGGCCAACCATCGCGTCGCCCTTTCGGGAACTCCTATTGAGAACCATCTGGGTGACTTGTGGTCAATCTTCGAGTTCCTAAACCCCGGAATGCTTGGGCGAAGTTCCATTTTCAAAACACATGCGACCGATGCTGCCAATGCAAAGTCACGTCAGCTGATTTCCGCAGGTGTTCGGCCGTTCGTCCTGCGTCGTACAAAAGGCGAAGTTGCGAAGGACTTGCCGGAAAAATTCGAAGAAACAATTTACTGCAGCATGGGAAAACGGCAGCAGGAACTGTACTCCGAACTTCGCGACCACTACCGAGACTCGCTGCTTGGGCTCGTCAAGGAACAGGGGATGGGCAAAACCCGTATGCACGTTCTCGAAGCACTGCTTCGACTTCGTCAGGCAGCGTGCCACCCTGCTCTGCTTGATCGTGGAAGCGAAGATGATGGATACGCCAAACTCGACACCCTCATCCCGCAGCTTGAAGAACTCATTGAAGAAGGACACAAGTCACTGGTCTTCTCGCAGTTCACGAGCATGCTGTCCATCGTCAAGAAACATCTCGACGAGAAAGGTGTGAAGTATGCGTACCTGGATGGACAAACACGAAAACGGAAACAGGTTGTCGACCAGTTCCAGAATGATGAAGAGACGAAGGTCTTCCTGATTTCGCTGAAGGCGGGTGGTTTGGGTCTCAACCTGACAGCTGCCGAATATGTATTCCTGCTCGACCCATGGTGGAATCCTGCCGTCGAAGCGCAAGCGATCGACCGGGCACACCGTGTTGGACAGACAAATCAGGTGTTTGCGTACCGACTCATCTGTCGAGACACCGTCGAAGAGAAGATTCTCGACCTTCAAAAGAAGAAACGAGAACTGGCCGATGCCATCCTCGAAGGCGAAAACACTCCTTTGACCGATTTGACAGCGGAAGACCTGGAAATGCTGCTCTCGTAG
- the csrA gene encoding carbon storage regulator CsrA, whose protein sequence is MLVLSRKKNESIVIDENIVITVVEIRGDKVRLGIQAPREVPIHRQEIFESLIKRGHLEEMDQPREQTQQKSPDNDVDAPIENESTT, encoded by the coding sequence ATGCTGGTTCTCTCGAGGAAGAAAAACGAGAGCATTGTGATTGATGAAAACATCGTCATCACCGTGGTTGAAATCCGCGGGGACAAAGTCCGCCTCGGAATTCAAGCGCCACGAGAAGTGCCGATCCATCGTCAAGAGATTTTTGAAAGTCTGATTAAACGAGGCCATCTTGAAGAAATGGATCAGCCACGAGAACAGACGCAGCAAAAATCTCCTGATAACGACGTCGATGCTCCGATTGAAAATGAATCAACAACTTAA
- a CDS encoding class I SAM-dependent methyltransferase, which yields MTDSLNDVRKSWDSKADDWQKQVGDQGDWNRRLNSDPVLFELLGRVRNRDILDAGCGTGYLSNRLTEMGADVIGVDLSPEMIRTARHHYPDLDFRVDDCQSLSTIEDGDMDLVVSNYVLMDTPNLSEAVQAMYRALRPAGIAVVVVSHPCFPQGVADVHPDGTVSYHWKHSYYEQSQQKDPPWKHFKSDFIWFHRPVEDYWKAFRTAGFRVEELREPRITPDQYHLAPNRQVLETYQERPLSIVFKLMKPSR from the coding sequence GTGACGGATTCGCTGAATGACGTTCGAAAATCCTGGGATTCCAAAGCTGATGACTGGCAGAAGCAGGTCGGAGATCAGGGGGATTGGAACCGGCGTCTCAATTCAGACCCAGTGTTGTTCGAGTTACTTGGACGAGTGAGAAATCGAGACATTTTGGATGCCGGTTGCGGGACAGGTTACCTCTCGAACAGGCTCACGGAAATGGGAGCGGACGTCATTGGAGTTGATCTCTCACCCGAGATGATTCGAACGGCCAGACATCACTATCCCGACCTCGATTTTCGTGTCGATGATTGTCAATCATTGTCAACGATCGAAGATGGAGATATGGACTTGGTTGTCTCAAACTATGTCCTCATGGACACGCCGAACCTTTCGGAAGCGGTTCAGGCGATGTATCGCGCTCTTCGTCCAGCTGGGATAGCAGTCGTTGTTGTCTCACACCCCTGCTTTCCTCAAGGAGTCGCCGACGTTCATCCGGATGGCACGGTCTCTTATCACTGGAAGCACTCTTATTACGAGCAGTCTCAACAGAAAGACCCTCCCTGGAAACATTTCAAAAGCGATTTCATCTGGTTCCATCGACCAGTTGAAGACTACTGGAAAGCGTTTCGAACAGCAGGATTTCGCGTTGAAGAATTACGCGAACCACGAATCACTCCAGACCAGTATCACCTTGCCCCCAATCGGCAGGTTCTGGAAACTTACCAGGAACGTCCCTTGTCGATCGTTTTCAAGCTGATGAAACCGAGTCGATAA
- the dinB gene encoding DNA polymerase IV translates to MILHVDMDAFYASVEERNRPELQGKPLIVGGTQDSRGVVAAANYEARKYGIHSAMPAREAFRRCPELISIPPRIDLYAQVSRKIREIFFHYTPLVEPLSLDEAFLDVTGCRNLFGNGPEIAQKIKAEIFRETQLVASVGVAPNKFLAKIASDLEKPDALVVVDGERIQEFLDPLPVGRIWGVGKVTGTQFEKMGIRTIRNLRELDLRVLQSQFGSQGEHFYNLARGIDTRKVVPDREAKSISHERTFEVDIFDQESLNAWAMELTEQVARRLRRHKLQARTVHLKVRFANFKTITRSYTLENVTNVTAILWSHISRMIAAAIPEQHNGVRLIGVGTSHFEQPGKVQKSLFADEDSSKQKRLDSVADQIQDKFGLNSLARGIGMLHDVTKAKAHETREDV, encoded by the coding sequence ATGATTCTGCATGTCGATATGGATGCGTTCTACGCTTCTGTTGAAGAACGGAATCGACCTGAGCTTCAAGGAAAACCACTTATTGTTGGTGGAACCCAAGATAGCCGTGGTGTCGTGGCGGCAGCGAATTACGAGGCCAGAAAGTACGGCATCCACAGTGCGATGCCAGCCCGTGAGGCTTTTCGACGTTGCCCGGAACTCATTTCCATCCCTCCTAGAATTGATCTCTACGCGCAGGTTTCTCGAAAAATTCGCGAGATCTTCTTCCATTACACTCCATTGGTCGAGCCGCTTTCTCTCGATGAGGCGTTTTTGGATGTGACTGGCTGTCGCAACCTTTTTGGAAACGGCCCCGAGATCGCTCAAAAAATCAAAGCAGAGATCTTCAGAGAAACGCAACTCGTCGCGTCGGTGGGAGTTGCTCCGAATAAGTTTCTCGCCAAGATTGCCAGTGATCTGGAGAAGCCGGATGCTTTGGTCGTTGTCGATGGCGAACGAATCCAGGAGTTTCTCGATCCCCTTCCTGTCGGGCGAATTTGGGGCGTTGGCAAAGTGACAGGGACACAGTTCGAAAAGATGGGGATACGGACGATCCGCAATTTGCGAGAGCTCGACCTGCGAGTGCTTCAGTCTCAATTCGGTTCGCAGGGAGAGCATTTCTACAACCTCGCCCGAGGCATCGATACTCGTAAAGTCGTCCCTGATCGCGAAGCGAAATCCATCTCTCACGAACGAACATTCGAGGTCGACATCTTTGACCAAGAGTCCTTAAACGCTTGGGCGATGGAGTTGACTGAGCAAGTTGCGCGGCGTCTACGTCGTCACAAATTGCAAGCACGGACAGTTCACCTGAAAGTCCGTTTTGCGAACTTTAAAACGATCACACGGTCTTACACGTTAGAAAATGTGACCAACGTGACAGCAATTTTGTGGTCGCATATTTCGAGAATGATTGCAGCAGCAATTCCCGAACAACATAACGGAGTCCGGCTCATTGGAGTGGGGACGAGCCACTTCGAACAACCGGGGAAAGTTCAGAAGTCACTCTTTGCCGATGAAGACTCCTCCAAGCAAAAGCGGCTCGATTCTGTCGCAGACCAGATTCAGGACAAGTTTGGTTTGAATTCTCTCGCCCGGGGAATCGGCATGCTGCATGACGTTACGAAGGCAAAGGCTCACGAAACTCGCGAGGACGTTTAA
- a CDS encoding RNA-binding S4 domain-containing protein yields the protein MPDESKPPSTDHVRLDHFLKLCGAADTGGQAKMMIQAGDVFVNGEVETRRRKKLIMGDVVFVGDDEFVIESLDD from the coding sequence GTGCCTGATGAATCGAAGCCACCGTCGACCGACCATGTTCGGTTGGATCATTTTTTGAAACTCTGCGGTGCTGCTGATACCGGTGGTCAGGCGAAAATGATGATTCAGGCCGGCGATGTGTTCGTCAACGGCGAAGTCGAAACACGTCGACGCAAGAAACTCATTATGGGGGATGTCGTGTTTGTTGGCGATGACGAATTTGTCATCGAATCGCTGGATGATTGA
- a CDS encoding ArnT family glycosyltransferase produces MSRTVRDLVIILTVTSCCFFLNLGGTHLWDRDEPRNAGCAAEMLAASDWIVPTFNAELREHKPALTYWFMMLSYMVFGVTEFGARFPSAMFGVGTTLLTYFMGRRLFRPSVGLWAAIAISTTMMFGVASRASTPDAPLIFFSTLALAIYVWGTTTPGRTSEQTGKFVSLFPEKWGVAALLYSIMGLAVLAKGPIGLVLPTAVIGMFLLIKRLPVREQETIAPATWWSRITMMVRPFAPIHFLKTCWSMRPITAIAAVLVIALPWYILVHLKTDGEWTYGFFVKHNVGRAMNAMDGHRGNFLFYPLALIAGFFPWSIFWIPTLLDGIKQLKGNSKWSDGYLFAFCWVGVYLALFSLAKTKLPSYITPCYPGVALAVGLFVDRWVSGEFELAKIWPRLAFGSLIVVGLGVLVVIPILANIYVPDEVILGLLGFIPLVGGIVALLAAEKKQIRRAVYTTAMTAFLMSPAIFAFAADEIDEHRQVDALVEMMYQGKGVNEIDLVSFSSTEASWVFYARQPIEEYVDPQEASKVLMTRALSGPPRVLVTTRTRMRKLKPFLNSNDISIQQLPYFMEETDIVVVRPKAKIRQVSAKVSAAKVGPVKVGTARIRSATPGPVQ; encoded by the coding sequence ATGAGCCGGACTGTTCGTGACTTGGTGATCATTCTCACGGTCACTAGTTGTTGTTTCTTTTTGAACCTTGGCGGTACACATCTGTGGGACCGTGATGAACCTCGCAATGCCGGCTGCGCAGCTGAAATGCTCGCTGCCAGCGACTGGATTGTTCCGACCTTCAATGCCGAACTTCGTGAACATAAGCCAGCGCTCACGTACTGGTTTATGATGCTCTCCTACATGGTCTTTGGCGTGACTGAGTTCGGTGCCCGGTTTCCGTCAGCGATGTTTGGAGTTGGGACAACACTGCTGACATATTTCATGGGGCGAAGACTCTTTCGTCCCTCTGTCGGACTTTGGGCAGCCATTGCGATATCGACAACGATGATGTTCGGGGTCGCATCACGCGCATCGACTCCTGATGCTCCGCTGATCTTCTTCTCAACGCTTGCTCTGGCGATCTATGTTTGGGGAACAACGACTCCTGGCAGAACCAGTGAACAAACCGGGAAATTCGTTTCACTGTTTCCTGAGAAGTGGGGAGTCGCTGCGCTTCTGTATTCGATCATGGGACTCGCGGTGCTCGCGAAAGGTCCGATTGGCCTGGTTCTCCCCACAGCCGTCATCGGCATGTTTCTCTTGATAAAACGTCTTCCGGTGCGCGAGCAGGAAACAATCGCTCCGGCAACATGGTGGTCGCGAATCACCATGATGGTCCGACCTTTTGCGCCGATTCATTTTCTGAAAACATGCTGGTCGATGCGCCCCATTACTGCGATCGCCGCTGTTCTGGTCATCGCATTACCCTGGTATATTCTCGTTCACCTCAAAACAGATGGAGAATGGACCTACGGCTTTTTTGTGAAACATAATGTTGGACGTGCAATGAACGCGATGGATGGGCATCGCGGCAACTTCCTGTTTTACCCACTCGCCTTAATCGCAGGCTTCTTTCCCTGGTCGATCTTTTGGATTCCGACACTCTTAGACGGCATCAAACAGCTGAAGGGGAATTCAAAGTGGAGTGATGGGTACCTGTTCGCCTTTTGCTGGGTTGGTGTTTACCTGGCCCTGTTTTCGCTCGCGAAAACCAAGCTGCCAAGTTACATCACCCCTTGCTATCCGGGAGTCGCACTCGCGGTCGGGCTCTTTGTTGATCGCTGGGTGAGCGGGGAATTCGAACTCGCGAAAATTTGGCCGAGATTGGCGTTTGGCTCACTCATCGTCGTCGGGTTAGGAGTGCTGGTTGTCATTCCAATTCTGGCAAATATCTACGTTCCCGATGAAGTCATCCTTGGTCTCTTGGGCTTCATTCCACTCGTTGGTGGGATCGTTGCGTTGTTGGCAGCTGAGAAAAAACAGATCCGTCGAGCCGTTTACACAACAGCTATGACCGCTTTCTTGATGTCTCCAGCGATCTTTGCATTCGCAGCTGACGAGATCGACGAACATCGACAGGTCGACGCTCTTGTCGAGATGATGTATCAGGGAAAGGGTGTCAACGAAATCGATTTGGTGAGTTTTTCCAGTACAGAAGCGAGTTGGGTTTTTTATGCTCGTCAGCCGATTGAAGAATATGTCGATCCACAAGAAGCATCCAAAGTGCTCATGACCAGAGCACTCTCTGGCCCCCCGCGAGTACTTGTCACCACGAGAACACGAATGAGAAAACTCAAGCCGTTCTTGAACAGCAATGATATTTCAATTCAGCAACTCCCTTACTTCATGGAGGAAACTGATATTGTGGTGGTCCGCCCCAAAGCGAAAATCAGACAAGTCTCAGCAAAAGTCAGCGCAGCAAAAGTCGGCCCAGTAAAAGTCGGCACAGCAAGAATCCGTTCAGCAACACCAGGTCCGGTTCAATAG